GATGGACAGCCGTTTCGACTGTTACATTAACTGCTAATATACATGAAGTCGGTTTAATCACAATATTGAATCGTTCACAAAGTTAAATTGTGCGTAAAAATACATCTATGCTTTTGCAATATGTTctcttcattttttaaaatcgCTTATTGtctttatgttcattcttagttgattgtttctttattaaaatatatcaagtgTATTATATTTCGAATAAGAGTATCTTAAAATATGTAATGGTTTAGTTGTATAGCAATGTTTCAATAGTTCTTATTTCTAATATCGGGAGTGCAAATTGTAGTTTTTTTGGcgctgaaaaaaacatttggttcggATAACCCGATCCTACATACGGAATAGcggccgaccctaccgtttctatattcagtttgaaaaaaacaacaacattccgctatgatgaaaatgacattcttttataaatctaaaaaaaagaGCCTACATACCCttcctatttttgaaaaggatgttaccctaacccaACCTTTTCTTAGGCCTAAGAGACGAAAAACTTGATAATGTAACAAATGATTCATGTAATACTATGATGTTTTGACATCATCTTGATATACCAGATCTTATACATTTACTATGTACAACTCAACGATAAAAGAGACTAATAATCTCAATTTTttcctttaattaaaaaaacatgtatattagggatgcaaacaaatggcaaaattgatattcgaatattcggtaattctttcgatcgaatattcgaatattacTCTTCTTTGTCGTATCCGGTCTACGCGATGGACacttattgttccacaaattggcctctgaatttccccattttaagaaaacatccAAAGAAAAAGcgatacattttaaacaaaaaatcgaaatatttcaattcctgtgcgtttatatttgtaaacaatgcaaaataagatcgaatattttcgtattttcccggttaaatgacgatatgcgCCAACATGTGAATGGCAGCCTCGTTTTGGGAttgatgtaatatatttatagcaAACGACTCCATTGCCAAATGTCGATTTTGCCTtatgtattgtacaacaatacaggacatatatccttaaacgcTAAACCATACAGTTATGTTTCAAGGCAAGAGCATTAAATCGAAACACGGAAAAaagtttaaagcacataacaAGAACATGTCCTTTGTATCTTCAAGGCGATGTGAGCAATATCGCCAAACCCGATTAGCAGGGAAGGCAACGCATTGGTATAAAGACCTATCTCTTAAACTCTTAATTGGcatgttcatttaaatgtacccaaaatagaatatgtttaatgtcaattgtctaacagccagtaaatgcaaaattacagggactgtttatagttcccgACGATATATCCGATATtacgcgtgtatagtgtcatcaagttcacacctctggcattaggagtctatcgttgtaaaaataagaCAAACGAAGGACACAGTTGTAGGCTAAAcgttaattaatttattaatttaacaaaaaacatcgTATATTCGAATgcctattttgacattcgaataccaaacgttcgatcgaatattcgaatattcgtttgcatttATGCTGaccacaggtgctcgtcacattgcctggatataGTACTtaatacattctttttttcatattattttatttttaatattttttattttttttattttcattatttatttatttatttcggtcaagatagtgaattcatgtcatttaaaaaattattccacaatttttcatgaaagaaaattagtataatttaaataaatataaggtgaACATGTGGAAAAAATCATCCATTTTAAACGGACCTAACAATAGAGCATAGTTTCTAAATTTAATTGAGCTAACCTAAtaatttttactgttctgatCAGATAAGATTACcatctacaagaaaaatataacttttatgcttTCATATGTTCATTTGGAaacaacatatacaaatacagtagatttgttaacagttttataaaataacatatattaatctactcactgtttacatcagTCACACAAATTATGATAAACTTTTTGAGAGTCTTTGTGGTAATCCGtcattttcttttgaatttaaacgcatggtttaaaatgaacataaatgttGTCACTCAATGGTCGCCGGTTTAAATGTGCAGTTTTTGGTATGCATTGCGTGCGTCGAATAGAGACACGTGTTTAGTGTTACCTTCATGAACTTTCAATTACCCAAATGGTATCATGTTAACATTGTTAAGGTAATATAAAACCGAACCATGTCTATACTACACTATTTTAACTTAAGGATTGACACTCAAATGTTCAAGTATAAGAAAAGTACTCGTAATATTATCGAGTTAAATATTTGGCTATTAAACACGAATATATTGAAGCAATTTACTTAACACacttaatattaatataatcccTATAATCATAACAAATCCAAAACAAGAAGCAGAGTTTCataaaacgtttttaatttAACGCCTAATTTATGATGTACctatacaaaaaatgtattttatggcTTTTCGGTATTTTGAAACAGAAACGCTATCAAACAAGGGAGTCTTTGAGTCCCTGCGAAACATAGCAGGCATTTAGGGACACTTTGTCTGTAGTCGCCGTCACACGCGTATTACTTGACAATATCGTTTGAACAATATAAACATGGTACGCATTGGGGCCATGGTCACTATATTACCCCTATCGTTTTCTTTGTCAGTAGACAGCAGTCCAAGGTCATGGATACATTCACAAGACAAAATGTGGGCGAAATGCGACAAATTTGGCTCGTTCAATTAAACAATACACAACCAGTGGAAAAAGGTTTATTGAAAGTTAAGCAAGTGCTaatatttttgctgtttttactAAGAGAAAAGGaataatttagatatttttttaatgtaaaaaggAGAGACGGCCATGATTCGTTGTTCTTGCAGGGCAATTGAGACgccttgtttttttaaatgtttatctcaGGAAGGTTCCTcagaagtttcaataaatttgactCAATAGTTTCAGAGGatacgtttttaaagcaaaacagaacACAGACATTTTAATGCTGTTGGTGTTGGTATATTATAACGTCTTTTTGCATATTATGACGCTCACACTATAAAGCTTCTTATcaaatttctttcttttaaaatacattttctttgtGTAAATGGTTTGGCATTAAAATGCTTCTGACATAAAACGACATGAACGCACTTTCACTTGGGTCACGCGTCACACGCAACTCTTTGAACCGCTAATTAGTTATCTTACTCTTACTTTATGATACATCAGCTGTAATAAATGCATCAATGTTAATCCTTTTTTCGGTATAAGGTACGTCGTAATGTTAAGTCAGTAATTTACAATAGATTAAAGAGTGAACTTTCAAGACCATCTTTGGTGCAATGCCAAACGTGAACATTGGCAACCGGGGATATTTTTTCAACCACTTAGTTTCGCAATTTAAGCTACGTTTCATCTTGACTATAAATGTAGTTTGAATGGttcatgacatcattttaagaaACCAGATAGTTTCCCTTGActgattaaatgaaattatctttCTTCCTAACATCGACAAGAGTGAAAATATGCAACGTTTACCATTGACACAGATAACAATCACGcttcattataataatttaaaaaaataacgtttcaaagtcaaaatctaaaatttacaatatacaGCATTGTATAACTAAATCGTTGAgggaaaatatatttcttcatCCTCtaaaattttcaaacaatagaACATATTGTTGGTACTTCCTCATCAACTACTGAAACAAGTACCTTTCAAAAAAGCTATATATCAGTGCTTATATTTTGCAACTGCGAGTATGTATGGTTTTGTAACTCTTATTTTCGCATTTTAAAGTACGTttcatgttaaatattaatgtCTCAGTTTGTAAGACGATCCACAGCATGTTTACATCATCCTGAGAAACTAGATAGTTTtccttgttttttttagaaCACTAAATGTCCTTGACACAGATGTGAATCACGTTTTGTTATAATGAAGATAGCGTCCCAAATAATAAATCTTAAGTTTCACTGTAATacagcaataaaacaaaatcgtttGGGTATACGATATTTCTTTGACCGCTTACATCTCAATAAAAAGTAAAGACTTTGTAGAAATATCGTATATTGCATTCTTTAAATTCTCACTTCGATGTTACTTTTCTTAAACGTTTTCAAAATCTTAAAcatgattatgttttaattttattcttggcatagttatttgaatgtttttcggGATATCGGTGGCAACGGATTTTACAGTTTTATCTTATGTAATAATATATGTGGTAGTACTTTTTGAAAACACCAGGTCACACAAATtacaaacacatacaaacaACTCGCACAAAAGAACTAATGGATTTGGCTAGCAAGTTCATTAGTATTAACCCCTTCATCATTGTAACGTAAATGTCGcatgcatttaatattaaacataaattaaaaaaactagtAAGCAACGGGTTTGAAATCAGAtctaacattttcaaaaagaataaGTTGcaactatattttttaaaatgcattcattGTAACATCCCAGACTTGTTGAGggcaaaaataaaaagaaaggcTTGGTTACTTGTTTAAACCTTCAATATTAAGGAACATCGGGAACACATATAACTGCAGACCGAGTTGTATTTAATGATGTCATTCAAACCTGTTTGGCTGAGCAAGggactgttttattttacgtGCTTTTATGAATGAAGAAAAGCTTACTCTTATTGTTTCCGGTCATGTAatcagtgctggaaaaccccatcttacacaccccatgtaagatgaggtACGctcaacaacgcgccacttctgatttcttttattgtatggtttataaatgtatattatgccatttcaatgaagcgcaattaaatgaataagtattatcaaaatttatagaggaactatttgacgccaatagtgatttaaaattactgcgctttatgacgtcagtaaacaacgtcgcacgcgctttttggtgaaatttacaaaagtgcgttttctacgtcaattttcctaaaaaataaataattttagatatgccagcaaaaatattaatcatgtgtttccggtccggatcgaaaaatctgaccctcgggcacgctgcgagCATGCCCTCGGGTCGGTTTTTTTcaatccgtaccggaaacacatgatagatacttataatacgGACAGGCTAGTAAACGAAAGTTTTTATTGAAGAAAGTTAATAATGTTAGCTTGCGACAAAATTTAcgtcgttgtgaaaatagcaagctgCACGTaacagttttatgacgtcagtggtccatattacatttagGCGTGGCCCGGACCTGCCAAAATATGAAATGGACCGCCATCGTCATAAACcttgaattttgtcaaaatatattgatatacggaccgattgactgatatacaaagaagggacacattgaTGTAAGGTATACTATTATCATATATTTCCGGTTTACTTATTGGCTTCTGGAGgttgaaaattgaatttatttctcACATCATGCAGGCGATTGTTAAGACCAAAGAGGGGCAATCTATTCGGAATATCGAAATAAGAAACCGCTATTTATTATCGTTTGAGCTGCATAGTGCTTTCAAGCCAGGCTTACCCACAGAGCCTGTTTAAAAGaactaattaaattgttaattaattaagaaacatgtacataattatatgaatgtcAAGAACAATATAAAGCCAAGTTCATCCTTAAAAGATAACACGAGTAAACAGGGGCGTATCCATTATTGCACGTAAGAGTGGGCTCGACTAAGAGGTGTAACACTTTGACCAGTGCCCCTCCCTCAAAACCgcaatttatttggtttaaaattttGGCCGAAGGTTTTGGGGTTCTCGACCAAGACAGTGTTAACAATTTATtgtccaaaatggtgcattttgggcgaattatattattttaaagatgatGATAGTTTAGTAAGGTATAAACGAAGAAACATAGAAGGCATGGGTATATTTAATTTCTCCATTCAATGTTTTAGAAgtcgatatttaaaaaaagaaatatgccTTAACTGAGTACTCAGACATGTCGtcttgtataaataaaacaaaaaccgcCAACCGTGAAATGCTTAGTCATAAGTGAAAAATAAATCTGACTCTTAAATCATGGTCGtttccattatttaaaatagcgTATGCATAATTCAACTACTGAATTTCAGACTAAGGTCGTATGCACTATTCCATATACCGTATGCAGAATTCAACAGAATTCAAGGTCGTATGGAATAGTCCATAGAaagtatacagatttcaactaatgacCCTTAGACAAAAGTCAAACGGAAAATTGAATATATCGTATGCACAATTCGCTTACTGACTCTCAGACGAAGGTCGTTATCTATAGTCCATATATTGTAAGTTTAATTGAACTACTGACTCAAAAACCAAGGTCGTACGAACTATTTTGCAGATCGTAATCAGAATTAAACTTATGACTCTGAGGCAATTTTCCATAAATCGTATCCATAATTCAATTTAGTTTCTTAGACTAAGGGcgcatgcatttttttatacatcgTATGCAAACTTCAACTACTGAAATCAAGGAGGTATTCAACATTTCATGAGGTGGAGACAGCTGGAACCCCGCATGAAGGTCGAACAGCGGAAGGGAACCGAGCCGGGCTGGCATATGacacaggtgctcgtcacattgcctggatacagtaatacattcttttttcatattttttttatttttaatattttttcatttattttttatttttattaattatttttttcggtcaagatagtgaatacatgtcattaaaaaaaatattccacaatttttcaagAAAgcaaattagtataatatataaataaatataaggtgaACATGTGCAGTTTCATCTCGCGTGCTTCGGTTGTAATCACGTAATTttattgttgatgatgatgatgatgatgatgatgatgatgatgatgatgatgatgatgatgatgatgatgatgatgatgatgatattgttatgatgatgatgatgatgatgatgatgatgatgatgatgatgatgatgatgttgatgctgctgctgctgatgctgctgctgctgttgctgatgctgctgctgctgatgatgatgatgaatttgatgatgatgatgatgatgattatgatataataaagattgtgatgacgatgacgatgatgataatgatgatggtgatgatgatgatgatgatgatgatgatgatgatgatgatgatgatgatgatgatgatgatgatgatgatgatgatgatgatgatgatgatgatgatgatgatgatgatgatgatgatgataatgaagatggtgatgacgatgatgatatAATGAAGAtggtgatgacgatgatgataatgaagatggtgatgacgatgatgatatAATGGAGAtggtgatgacgatgatgatggtgatgatgatgatgatgatgatgataatgatgatgatgatgatgatgatgatgatgatgattgtgatgattgtgatgattgtgatgatgattgtgatgatgatgatgatgatgatgatgatgatgatgatgatgatgatgatgatgatgatgatgatgatgatgatgacgatgacgacgacgacgacgacgacgacgacgacgacgacgacgacgctGACgctgacgatgacgatgacgatgacgatgatgatgatgatgatgatgatgatgatgaaaatgctgctgctgatgatgatgaagttgatgatgatgaatgatgatTTTATGATATTGTAATGATATATGATaatgctgatgctgatgctgatgctgatgctgatgatgatgctgatgatgctgctgctgctgctgctgctgctgctgctgctgatgatgatggatgatgatgatgatgatgatgacttgcaagagtttgaaaacaatatcatatcaATTGCGTATtcattgtattatgtttatttgacatttaagtTGATTTATTTCGCTGTAATTTTATGCAATGTCATTGGAGAATGCAGAACATTCCACATGAGTCACTTGCTGTTTTTTGCTTGCCTCAAAATAGGAAAACAGTGTTTATCAAGGGTACAATTGCTGATAATCAGCGGCGGATCCAGGTTTGAAGTTAGAGGGGGCGCATTTTGGACGTGCACCCCTCCCACAGGAACCGAAATAAATAAGTTCCAAATATTTTTGGCGACCTACTTCGAGAACATCTAATTTAAGTCTAAACTGGTGCATTCAGGTGTATTTGTTACCATAATGACATGGAAACACTTTCACTTGGGGCACGCGTTTGACGCACCTCTTTGAACCGCCAGTTAGTATATATATGTCAATAAATCCGTTGTAATTATTGCATCAATGTTTATCTTTTGTACGGTGTAATGCACGtcaaaaaacataaattcaGTCAGTATTTTATCAAGGCctaatacaagaaaaaatagaaGGCATGTGTATATTGAATTTCTTCGCTCAACTTTTACGAAGtcactgtttaaaaaaagaaatatgccTTAACCGAGTACAAAGAATTGTCGCC
The DNA window shown above is from Mya arenaria isolate MELC-2E11 chromosome 6, ASM2691426v1 and carries:
- the LOC128237391 gene encoding prostatic spermine-binding protein-like, with translation DDDDDNDDGDDDDDDDDDDDDDDDDDDDDDDDDDDDDDDDDDDDDDDDDNEDDGDDDDDGDDDDDDDDNDDDDDDDDDDDCDDCDDCDDDCDDDDDDDDDDDDDDDDDDDDDDDDDDDDDDDDDDDDDDDDADADDDDDDDDDDDDDDDD